The following are encoded together in the Desulfobacterales bacterium genome:
- the lspA gene encoding signal peptidase II, translated as MDWKIPFRSRKYNRLVTIAGLVVLVDQLSKAVILNSMSLHHSIPVIPGFFDITFIFNPGGAFGFLAGQPSILRHVFFLGASSMAICFIFILYRKIPHTHSLLASAFALIIGGAVGNLIDRIRFEKVVDFLDFYLGKHHWPAFNVADSAISVGMAIFVYHLIFNKIPD; from the coding sequence ATGGATTGGAAAATTCCCTTTAGGAGCAGAAAATATAACAGGCTGGTGACGATTGCCGGTCTGGTCGTCCTAGTCGATCAGCTCAGCAAAGCGGTCATATTAAACAGTATGTCGCTTCACCATTCAATTCCCGTCATTCCCGGTTTTTTTGATATCACGTTTATTTTTAATCCGGGTGGCGCATTCGGATTCCTGGCAGGCCAGCCTTCAATCCTGCGCCATGTTTTTTTTCTGGGCGCTTCCTCCATGGCCATTTGCTTTATTTTTATCCTGTACCGGAAAATCCCCCATACGCATTCACTGCTGGCCAGCGCTTTTGCACTTATCATCGGCGGGGCGGTCGGCAACCTGATTGACCGGATCCGCTTTGAAAAGGTCGTTGATTTTTTAGATTTTTATCTGGGAAAACATCACTGGCCCGCCTTTAATGTGGCCGACAGCGCGATTTCAGTGGGCATGGCCATTTTTGTTTACCATCTTATTTTTAATAAAATACCGGATTAA